The window TCCCCGCAGCAGTTTCTGTGCTGCTTATTATATAATTATTTCTAACATATATTTTAACAGCGGGATTTTCGTGCCACATAGCCGTAACAGATGGAAGATTCAGATTACTCCGAACATAGTCACATATTTTAGCACAAGCCATACCATATCTTCCGGCATTAAATGCCGGACCTGCAATTAAGACATCAGGTTTTTCTTCTTCTACAATTTTTTTCAGCTGCCTACATACTTCTTCAAAATTCCTATCAAGATTTATATAATTATCTCCGCAACAAATAACTTTTGTCACAATCATCTTTCCATGCCATAAGCCTTCTAAGCCGATAGCAGGACCCTTTTTGTCTCTCAAAACAACAAAACCGGAGTCTGCCGATGATTCACCGCCTATACCGGCATAAAACTGATTTATATAATGAATAGCCTTATATATCATTTATATCCTCCTATTGCTTTACGGCTTCTTCTTTTCAGGTAGTATTTGCTGTCCATAAGGAGGACTTGATACTATCACCAAAGTAGCAGGTTGTTCTTCGGTATAAATTAAATGCTCAGCGTCAGAATCAAAAATAATACAGTCACCCTGTTCAATTTTAAATTTTTCGGCTTCTACCATCACACAAACACAGCCGTCTAATACTAAAACCATTTCTTGTCCCTCACCATGCTTGTGAATATTTCGTTCAGACGGCTCATTAGGAGGTAAATAAGCATAACTAACCTGCAAATGGGTATAGCTTTCCGGGGTGATAACTTTATATGCAATGTTATCGTAAGTATTGGCATTACTATACAAGTCTTTTTTACGAAAGACCCTCGGCACAGGTCCGTTAGGTGTAAGAAAAGAAACAAGATTAACTTTAAAATAACTTGCAATTTTTTGTAAATTTGTGATGGAAACCGAATATTTATCATTCTCTAAACCTGAAAGGTAAGAATAACTCATACCAAGATCTTTCGCCATTTGTTGTAATGAAATACTACGCACTTTTCTAAGAGCACGAATTTTAGAACCTATAGAAATATCCATTGACTCTTCTTTTTGTTTAATATCTTCTTCCATAAATACCTACCCTTTATAGCCTTATCAAATAGGAAGCAACACATTATCAACGGTTTCAACAAATACGGTTTTTGAAATCATATATTTATGTATACCTGCTATCCCTATCCCGCTTTCT of the Treponema denticola ATCC 35405 genome contains:
- a CDS encoding helix-turn-helix domain-containing protein — its product is MEEDIKQKEESMDISIGSKIRALRKVRSISLQQMAKDLGMSYSYLSGLENDKYSVSITNLQKIASYFKVNLVSFLTPNGPVPRVFRKKDLYSNANTYDNIAYKVITPESYTHLQVSYAYLPPNEPSERNIHKHGEGQEMVLVLDGCVCVMVEAEKFKIEQGDCIIFDSDAEHLIYTEEQPATLVIVSSPPYGQQILPEKKKP